A part of Anolis sagrei isolate rAnoSag1 chromosome 3, rAnoSag1.mat, whole genome shotgun sequence genomic DNA contains:
- the LOC137096679 gene encoding zinc finger protein 850-like: MAEKPYTCLECGMSFTRSSGLRSHQRTHTGEKPFKCLECGQNFTRNGSLRLHQRTHTGEKPFKCLECGQSFARNSHLRSHQKTHTGENPYKCLECGQSFTHSSTLHIHQRSHTGEKPYTCLECGQSFTQNSSLRSHQRTHTGEKPYTCLECGQSFTQNGSLRSHQRTHTGEKPFKCLECGKSFTRNSHLRRHQKTHTGEKPFKCLECGKSFFQNSHLRSHQQTHTGENPYKCLECGQSFTHSSTLRIHHRTHTGEKPYTCLECGKSFAWNSGLRSHQKTHTGEKPYKCLECEQSFTYSASLRSHQRIHTGEKPFKCLECGMSFTENGTLRRHQRTHTGEKPFKCLECGKSFFQNSHLRSHQQTHTGENPYKCLECGQSFTHSSTLRIHQRTHTGEKPYTCLECGKSFTHSSALRIHQRTHTGEKPYTCLECGKSFTHSSALRIHQQTHTGENPYKCLECGQSFTHSSSLRIHQRTHTGEKPYTCLECGKSFTHSSALRIHQRTHTGEKPYTCLECGQSFTDNGGLRKHERTHTGEKPYNCLECGNSFTRNSHLRSHQKTHTGEKPFKCLECGQSFTQNGHLRSHQRTHTGEKPYKCLECGKSFSQNSHLHRHQRTHTGEKPFKCLECGNSFTRNSHLRSHQKTHTGEKPFKCLECGQSFTKNGNLRSHQRTHTGEKPFKCLECGQCFTQNGNLRSHQKTHTGEKPFKCLECGKCFSQNGNLRSHQTTHTGEKPFKCLECGKSFSQNGNLRSHQKTHIH; the protein is encoded by the coding sequence ATGgcggagaaaccctatacatgtttggagtgtggaatgagcttcacccgcagttcaggtctacgttcacatcagaggactcacactggggagaaaccctttaaatgcctggagtgtggacagaactTCACTCGGAATGGGAGTCTACGTttacatcagaggactcacactggggagaaaccctttaaatgcctggagtgtggacagagctttgctcggaATTCACATCTAAGATCACATCAgaagactcacactggagagaatccatataaatgcctggagtgtggacagagcttcactcacagtTCAACTCTACATATACATCAAAGgagtcacactggggagaaaccctatacatgcttggagtgtggacagagcttcactcagaattcaagtctacgttcacatcagaggactcacactggggagaaaccttatacatgcctggagtgtggacagagcttcactcagaatggaagtctacgttcacatcagaggactcacactggggagaaaccctttaaatgcctagagtgtggaaagagtttcactcggAATTCacatctacgtagacatcaaaagactcacactggggagaaacccttcaaatgcctggagtgtggaaagagtttctttCAGAATTCACATCTGCGTTCACATCAgcagactcacactggagagaacccatataaatgcctagaatgtggacagagcttcactcacagtTCAACTCTACGTATACATCataggactcacactggggagaaaccctatacatgcctggagtgtggaaagagtttcgcttggaattcaggtctacgttcacatcaaaagactcatactggggagaaaccctataaatgcctagagtgtgaACAGAGTTTCACTTATAGtgcaagtctacgttcacatcaaagaattcacactggggagaaaccctttaaatgcctggagtgtggaatgagcttcactgagaatggaactctacgtagacatcaaaggactcacactggggagaaacccttcaaatgcctggagtgtggaaagagtttctttCAGAATTCACATCTGCGTTCACATCAgcagactcacactggagagaacccatataaatgcctagaatgtggacagagcttcactcacagtTCAACTCTACgtatacatcaaaggactcacactggggagaaaccctatacatgcttggagtgtggaaagagcttcactcacagtTCAGCTCTACgtatacatcaaaggactcacactggggagaaaccctatacatgcttggagtgtggaaagagcttcactcacagtTCAGCTCTACGTATACATCAgcagactcacactggagagaacccatataaatgcctagaatgtggacagagcttcactcacagtTCATCTCTACgtatacatcaaaggactcacactggggagaaaccctatacatgcttggagtgtggaaagagcttcactcacagtTCAGCTCTACgtatacatcaaaggactcacactggggagaaaccctatacatgcttggagtgtggacagagtttcactGACAATGGAGGTTTACGTAAAcatgaaaggacacacactggggagaaaccctataactgcctggagtgtggaaatagCTTCACTCGGAATTCACATCTACGATCACATCagaagactcacactggggagaaaccctttaaatgcctggagtgtggacagagcttcactcagaatggacatctacgttcacatcagaggactcacactggggagaaaccctataaatgcctagagtgtggaaagagtttttcTCAGAATTcacatctacatagacatcaaaggactcacactggggagaaaccctttaaatgcctggagtgtggaaatagCTTCACTCGGAATTCACATCTACGATCACATCAGaagactcatactggggagaaaccctttaaatgcctggagtgtggacagagcttcactaagaatggaaatctacgttcacatcagaggactcacactggggagaaacccttcaaatgcctggagtgtgggcaatgcttcactcagaatggaaatttacgttcacatcaaaagactcacactggggagaaacccttcaaatgcctggagtgtggaaagtgtTTCTCTCAGAatggaaatctacgttcacatcaaacgactcacactggggagaaacccttcaaatgcctggagtgtggaaagagtttctctcagaatggaaatctacgttcacatcaaaagactcacattcactga